The sequence below is a genomic window from Limnochordia bacterium.
TTAAAAACTCCATGATGGACCATAGATCTCCCACGTGGTTTTCTACAGGAGTACCCGTAAGGGCCACACGGTAATCGGCCGGCAGAGAACAGGCAGCCTGAGCCTGTTTCGTCTCAGGGTTTTTGATATTCTGCGCCTCATCAAGGACCACCCCCTGCCATGGTACCTGTTTGAGCTCCTCCCTATCCCTGGATAGGAGGGAGTAACTGGTTATTACCAATGCCCGTTGCAAACACTGCTCCACAAATTCCCCGCCCTGTAATCTTTGGGGGCCGTGATGTACCAACACCGGTAACTCCGGTGTAAAACGGGCCGCCTCCCGCTGCCAATTACCCACTACAGAAGTGGGACATACCAAAAGCACTGGTCGTCTTGCCTCCGCTGCCCAATCTGCTTGGAGCAGGGCGAGCATTTGCACGGTCTTACCCAAACCCATATCATCGGCTAAGCAAGCACCAAACCCGTACTGTCGCATAAAAGCAAGCCAAGAGTACCCTCTTTTCTGGTAGGGACGGAGGGTGCCCCGGAACCCCTTAGGCTCAGGAATAACTTTGAAGGTCTCTTTACCGGTAAGCTGTCCAAGGACATCGGTGATCCACCCGCTTGTCTCGACACTTTGGAGTTCTAAGTCGCCGGATGGGGTTTCACCCTCTAGGGTAATCTTTACTAATTCCCTGGCGGTCATTCTCTGGCCCTTCTTGATTAGGGCCTGGGCGGATTCTATATCCTCTTTGTTAAGTTCGACCCATCTACCTCGTACCTTAACCAAGGGCATTTTCAGCCGGGCAAGGGCAGCCAACTCCTCCATAGATAGTCGTTCTTCTCCCAAAGCCACCTCCCAATCTACATCCACTAGCTGTTCCAGACCAAGTTGACTGGCGGAATATGTGCTAGTTGCATGGGCTCTCGCGGACAAGCGCACCTTTCCGCGGCTACCAACCCACCAGGCGGGAAGCATAACTGAAAAACCTGCTCCTTCTAACCGACTGGCTTCATGGGTGAGGAAATCATATACCCCCGCGGTACTTAACCAAAAGCCAGCAGGAGCAGGTTCGGATAAGCTAACTTCCACCAAGGGTGACATACGGGCGGCAAGACCCAAGGCAATAAGTAAGCACTCCTGTACATGCTTGGTCGTGCCTAGGACATCCGGGATATTACCTTGCCAGACATCAGTAGCCGCGATCTGTAGGCTAGGATCCAACTGGGATTGCAGTAGATAGCGGACAAACCAGGTACACCCCTCAGGCGGAACCACAACTTGCGCTGACTTCTCCTCCAGTTCCGGCTCCTCCACCCGAAAACATAACCGAAAGGGAGCGGATTCTGTCACCTTAAGCGGATGCTGCCACCGGTTAATGTCCGCTATTAGTGCATCGAGCTCCTTTACCCCACCCTTTACCGTTCCTTGAAGGGAGCATAGAGCCCTTACCCACTGTTGGTGAACATTGCGGTAATTCGTTGGCCGTTCTCCATAGGGATTGACTGTAACGGCTGCATTCCGGACCAAGTAATCTACCGTTTCCTCCACAAAGGCCAATAGCGCGATGGGACGACGGGGAGCCGGTGGGCTGGTGTTATCGTTAGATAAGGCCAAAGCCAACCCCGGCATCACCTGGGCAAGTCTTGCTAAGATTGCTTGATCAGGACCTCCCAGTACCGGAGACCAGCGGGCTTGGTAATACTTCTGTCCCTGCGTTAGATTTGGTAAGAACCGCTGTCGAGCTACTAAGGAGAGCGCGAATTTCGTCACTTGCGCCCAGAAGGATAAGGTGCAACCAGTCATCACCCGAGATACTAACATTTGCCTAGTTGCACTAGCATACAACAGTGGAAACCGGTGGGCTGAATCTAGGGGAACGGCATTAACACCAAAGGGCTGCAGGGTAATCTGCTCAGTATCTACCGCCGGGCAGGTGGCCCCTTCGGTTGCAGCAACTAATGTACTCCCAACGGTCGGCAACCAAAGCACCAATGCTTGCTGACTTTGGTGTTTAAGACCTACTTTACTCAGAACACTTCGCAACTGTTGCGTTTTGAGTCCATAATGGGGCAAAGAACCACCTTCCTGTGTGGGATCTTTACCCAGTTCCTCACCCCAGACCCAGAATGTACGATCACACCAAGCTCCGTGTAACTTAATCAAGCTAATCCTCCTACCGAGGTAATCTCGCAGACTGACTCCTTATACATTATTTGGCTAAATCTAGCATAAATATGCCAAGTTCATAGGTAAAACGGATTAACTGCTCGTGCATGCCATCAGGAAGCCCATTGGTGAAATTGTGGATCTCATAGGTAAAGTCACCTTGGTAGTCGATCTCTTTTAATGTCCTCATAATCGGTTCCCAAACAATGGTCCCAAAATAGGGAGCAATATGATCGTCCTTTTCACCCCGGTTATCCGCGATATGCAACGCCTTCAGCTTCTTGCCAATGGTCCTTAGAGCTTCACATTGGTTGATCCCAGCTAGATGGGCATGACCAGTGTCCCAGCAAATACCGAACATGGGATCATCGAGGACATCTAGAAGTTCTAGCAATTCCTCTGTGGAGCTAGCGTATCTACGCCCATTCCTTCGTTCAATCATATTCTCAATGGCAATATGCACATTATGTTGTGCTGCCAAATCCCCATATTTCCTAAAAGCCTTAACGTTTTTGGCCAAGGACAGATCGTGGGAATACCAAATATCATCATCCACAGAACCGGGATGAATGACTAACCATTTTGCACCGACGATACCTGCTCCAATAATTGATCGTCGCATGAGTTCCTCATGCCAAGCTTCTTCTTCATCGGATAGATTCCGCCAATCGTAGAAATGGGCATGGGCTTGGGAAAACTCGACGCCGTAGGAATCGGCCAACTCCCTTTGCCTCTTCGTCCAATCCTGCCAATCGGGTTGGGTCATGGGAAGTGTTCCCCTGGAGTAGGTGGCAAAGTTCATATCTAGCACCTTGTATCCTGCTTTTACACAGGCGGTGATACTCTCCTCACAACTGTAGAACACGTCTTTTCCCCATAGAACTTTCTCATGAATGCAAGTTGAGGTGGATAGTCGCATCTTGTACATCTCCCCAGATTATAATTGTAATGAAAGCACGGTGAGCGGCACTTCTATGAATCTAAGAATAACAATAGAGTATTGGAAGCTCAAGTTGCCCTATTGCGATCTCTTAACCTCTAGTTTACTCGATCTGTTGAAGATATTCAAAAAGGGGTATTGCATCATCAGGCAAGAT
It includes:
- a CDS encoding DEAD/DEAH box helicase, giving the protein MIKLHGAWCDRTFWVWGEELGKDPTQEGGSLPHYGLKTQQLRSVLSKVGLKHQSQQALVLWLPTVGSTLVAATEGATCPAVDTEQITLQPFGVNAVPLDSAHRFPLLYASATRQMLVSRVMTGCTLSFWAQVTKFALSLVARQRFLPNLTQGQKYYQARWSPVLGGPDQAILARLAQVMPGLALALSNDNTSPPAPRRPIALLAFVEETVDYLVRNAAVTVNPYGERPTNYRNVHQQWVRALCSLQGTVKGGVKELDALIADINRWQHPLKVTESAPFRLCFRVEEPELEEKSAQVVVPPEGCTWFVRYLLQSQLDPSLQIAATDVWQGNIPDVLGTTKHVQECLLIALGLAARMSPLVEVSLSEPAPAGFWLSTAGVYDFLTHEASRLEGAGFSVMLPAWWVGSRGKVRLSARAHATSTYSASQLGLEQLVDVDWEVALGEERLSMEELAALARLKMPLVKVRGRWVELNKEDIESAQALIKKGQRMTARELVKITLEGETPSGDLELQSVETSGWITDVLGQLTGKETFKVIPEPKGFRGTLRPYQKRGYSWLAFMRQYGFGACLADDMGLGKTVQMLALLQADWAAEARRPVLLVCPTSVVGNWQREAARFTPELPVLVHHGPQRLQGGEFVEQCLQRALVITSYSLLSRDREELKQVPWQGVVLDEAQNIKNPETKQAQAACSLPADYRVALTGTPVENHVGDLWSIMEFLNPGWLGPAATYRRQFLIPIQRYQDATAAKYLKRITGPFILRRVKTDKSIIADLPDKIETKVFCTLTREQASLYKAVTEEMMELIEGAEQIKRRGLVLGALTKLKQICNHPALFLQDRSRIPGRSGKLIRFTEMLEEILAVGDRALVFTQYAQMGHMLTDYLEETFGREVLFLHGGVPKEQRDIMVERFQNEPQAPFVFILSLRAGGTGLTLTRANHVFHFDRWWNPAVENQATDRAYRIGQTQNVQVHKFICVGTLEERIDALIDSKETLASQVVGQGEKHLTELSTEELRELIQLQETAYED
- a CDS encoding sugar phosphate isomerase/epimerase, producing MRLSTSTCIHEKVLWGKDVFYSCEESITACVKAGYKVLDMNFATYSRGTLPMTQPDWQDWTKRQRELADSYGVEFSQAHAHFYDWRNLSDEEEAWHEELMRRSIIGAGIVGAKWLVIHPGSVDDDIWYSHDLSLAKNVKAFRKYGDLAAQHNVHIAIENMIERRNGRRYASSTEELLELLDVLDDPMFGICWDTGHAHLAGINQCEALRTIGKKLKALHIADNRGEKDDHIAPYFGTIVWEPIMRTLKEIDYQGDFTYEIHNFTNGLPDGMHEQLIRFTYELGIFMLDLAK